Proteins from one Acidobacteriota bacterium genomic window:
- a CDS encoding glycosyltransferase family 2 protein → MISDHARIGHSAPDRAHVRGVARSGTVRLARLSGLGAVCRPGRPSVPLVAWRRLTYDFHPATNAGAARAVDVYGMKPNEVSSRARASDRADGVTASAPTPRVSIVVPVVSGDENFRACLASLAQLDPPSAELVVAVDGGDESAVALARAHGARTIVLNRRGGPARARNAAARVADGDILFFVDADVTLRPDAIRRVLAAFAEFPSHAAIVGSYDDAPGATNFLSQYKNLSHRFVHQTARDEACAFWSACGAVRREVFERVGGYDESHTRASIEDIELGSRLLASGARIRMVKSLSVTHLKRWTTSRLLHSEIFDRAIPWTRLILANGHMPDDLNLRWSGRAAVAVASALGVSLVASAWFPWARRAAVLFAVVEILLDARLAQFFVRARGPVFAVRALAWQWVHYLCCAVGFCLGVSIHVLRLSGRPVVVPARPGTSPHKGDPGRE, encoded by the coding sequence ATGATCTCCGATCACGCTCGAATTGGCCACTCCGCGCCGGACCGCGCCCACGTCCGCGGAGTTGCGCGTTCCGGCACCGTGCGTCTGGCCCGGCTGTCCGGCCTCGGTGCGGTGTGCCGGCCCGGACGGCCGTCGGTGCCGCTGGTGGCATGGAGACGTCTGACGTATGATTTTCATCCCGCCACCAATGCTGGCGCTGCTCGGGCAGTCGACGTCTACGGCATGAAACCGAATGAGGTAAGTTCTCGCGCCCGTGCGTCCGACCGGGCCGATGGCGTCACCGCCAGCGCGCCGACGCCACGCGTGTCAATCGTCGTGCCCGTTGTCAGCGGCGACGAGAACTTCCGGGCGTGTCTGGCGAGCCTGGCACAACTTGACCCACCGTCGGCAGAACTGGTGGTTGCCGTAGACGGCGGCGACGAGTCTGCCGTCGCGCTTGCCCGTGCACACGGGGCCCGTACGATCGTGCTGAACCGGCGCGGAGGACCGGCCCGCGCCCGCAACGCAGCCGCACGGGTGGCGGATGGCGACATTCTCTTCTTCGTGGACGCCGACGTGACGCTGCGGCCCGACGCGATCCGTCGAGTCCTTGCGGCGTTCGCCGAGTTTCCCAGCCACGCCGCCATCGTCGGTTCCTATGATGATGCGCCGGGGGCCACGAACTTCCTGTCCCAGTACAAGAACCTCTCGCACCGGTTCGTCCACCAGACGGCGCGCGACGAGGCGTGTGCATTTTGGAGCGCGTGCGGAGCGGTGCGGCGCGAGGTGTTCGAGCGCGTGGGGGGATACGACGAGAGCCACACCCGCGCCAGCATCGAAGACATTGAACTGGGATCGCGGCTGCTCGCATCGGGCGCGCGGATCCGCATGGTCAAGTCGTTGAGCGTGACGCACCTGAAGCGCTGGACGACTTCCCGCCTCTTGCACTCGGAGATTTTCGATCGCGCGATTCCCTGGACGCGTCTGATCCTCGCCAACGGGCACATGCCGGATGACCTCAACCTCCGCTGGTCAGGTCGCGCCGCCGTGGCCGTGGCGTCGGCGCTCGGTGTGTCGCTGGTCGCGTCCGCTTGGTTCCCGTGGGCGCGGCGCGCGGCTGTCTTGTTCGCGGTGGTGGAAATTCTTCTCGACGCGCGCCTCGCGCAGTTCTTCGTGCGGGCGCGCGGTCCCGTCTTTGCTGTGCGGGCCCTAGCGTGGCAGTGGGTGCACTATCTGTGCTGCGCTGTCGGGTTCTGCCTCGGCGTGTCGATCCACGTGCTTCGTCTTAGCGGCCGCCCCGTAGTTGTGCCGGCCCGCCCGGGAACCAGCCCGCACAAGGGCGATCCGGGGCGCGAGTGA
- a CDS encoding polysaccharide deacetylase family protein — MSALARRVPILAYHSISDGPPPLCVSPARFEEHLSSLAGEGWATLTLDELLAGHARGGWPERRLMLTFDDGLASFAGEALPRLVGAGFSATLFVVAGRIGGETDWQGWPPATPRERLLDAAALKEVAAAGIEIGAHALSHVRLSRLSPEAAAHEVLDSRRHIEDLIGSPVRSFAYPFGEASPGLARLVRENFRAGFGIRLAYASPRSRIEMFERIDAHYLRSRQSLVPLSSWTTRAWLAVRSVAREARRLSSYQGRSL, encoded by the coding sequence GTGAGCGCGCTCGCGCGGCGCGTCCCGATTCTCGCGTACCACTCGATCAGCGACGGACCGCCGCCGCTTTGCGTGTCACCCGCCCGCTTCGAAGAACACCTGTCGTCTCTTGCTGGCGAGGGATGGGCGACGCTGACCCTCGACGAGTTGCTGGCCGGCCACGCCCGGGGCGGGTGGCCAGAACGGCGGCTGATGTTGACGTTCGATGACGGGCTGGCCAGCTTCGCGGGCGAGGCGCTGCCGCGGCTCGTCGGCGCCGGCTTCTCGGCGACGCTGTTTGTTGTGGCCGGCCGCATCGGCGGCGAGACCGATTGGCAAGGCTGGCCTCCGGCGACGCCCAGAGAGCGCCTGCTCGATGCAGCCGCGCTGAAAGAGGTCGCAGCGGCTGGCATCGAGATCGGCGCCCATGCCTTGTCGCATGTCCGCCTCTCCAGGCTGAGCCCCGAGGCAGCGGCGCACGAAGTGCTGGACAGCCGCCGACACATCGAGGATCTGATCGGCAGCCCCGTCAGGAGTTTTGCCTACCCGTTCGGCGAGGCCTCACCCGGCTTGGCGCGTCTCGTGCGCGAAAACTTCCGGGCCGGCTTCGGGATCCGGCTGGCGTACGCCTCGCCCCGGAGCCGGATTGAGATGTTCGAACGCATTGACGCGCACTACCTGCGAAGCCGCCAATCGCTCGTACCGCTCTCGAGCTGGACAACGCGGGCCTGGCTCGCGGTGAGGTCCGTGGCGCGTGAGGCCCGGCGCCTGTCGAGCTACCAAGGGCGATCACTCTAA
- a CDS encoding glycosyltransferase family 39 protein — translation MISGSPDRARRCTRLEAAFTLLFVLVAAVSWVGMLLAEAGAFTLGRLLAGAGVLAAVVWVWIGREPGTGRPSEPARPVAAHVWLAILLAAAAALYGRPGEYLIEGRDASVYLAIGQSIHRTGGMVSPDEVLRLLPDEARDALLKRDGSWPQLLNRFPGGLQVGTGDLVVPNFFHLLPVWIAVFVGLFGPHGGYYVNAVFGVLGVLAAWLVGRRAWSASAAGIAATLLAVNFGQVWYAWTASSEMLAQWFLLAGIFFTLVARDNQSRCAGACAGAAIGLAGMVRIDALIVLLPLGIAWLVLARRRRLLGPAWPWYAATIGLLGVHAIAHALLVSTPYTLRLAAMAFNAVARVIAPLGGMPALGLAAAALVGTWVFVRLLPSPARLPVLAGLAILAPAVASPGVVRTASLLLTPAGAAVMLAAFIWVVSKDGDLRLLPLIAPFAAEMILWLAWREKTAWPADFRRFVPAVLPLGFLFVGALAARVAAIGVWARRIAWIVVASLAAVWLGQAWPALRLPPMQGVHAEVGQIADRIPPSAIVIADRSTPSHLPLALQATFDRAVLPVMERVPPGGALQAFIARALAAKRRVFVILTDYPGDPPRRLWRSDFGGLSVTFSGGASLAYTVLESSSVAFPRRLQTVNTAVDLYEIESADAARAVALPFTADFGDRDFAFVLRGFYGGESMPSARARWTAGEAQIALPRVAIARPEATLVVRLAAARSPGVRAPTVRIDIDGTEVGIIDGPGPGFSEYRFALNAAVVARLAARDSVLTIRTDTFVPKATSPSSDARVLGVALDWIRLE, via the coding sequence GTGATCAGTGGGTCGCCCGATCGTGCGCGGCGCTGCACGCGGCTCGAGGCGGCGTTCACGCTGCTCTTCGTCCTGGTCGCCGCCGTCTCGTGGGTTGGGATGTTGCTGGCGGAAGCAGGAGCATTCACCCTCGGCCGCCTCCTGGCTGGTGCCGGTGTCCTGGCCGCTGTCGTGTGGGTGTGGATCGGGCGCGAACCCGGGACCGGCCGCCCCAGCGAGCCCGCTCGGCCAGTCGCTGCGCACGTCTGGCTCGCCATCTTGCTCGCGGCCGCCGCCGCGCTCTACGGGCGGCCCGGCGAGTACCTGATTGAAGGCCGCGACGCCTCTGTCTACCTGGCCATCGGGCAATCGATTCACCGGACCGGCGGCATGGTGTCGCCCGACGAGGTCCTGCGCCTGCTGCCCGACGAAGCGCGCGACGCCCTCCTCAAGCGCGATGGATCGTGGCCTCAGCTGTTGAACCGCTTCCCGGGCGGCCTCCAGGTCGGCACCGGGGATCTCGTGGTGCCCAATTTTTTCCACCTGCTTCCCGTCTGGATCGCCGTGTTCGTCGGACTGTTCGGTCCGCACGGCGGATACTACGTGAACGCGGTGTTCGGCGTGCTTGGTGTGCTCGCCGCATGGCTCGTCGGACGCCGCGCGTGGTCGGCCAGCGCTGCGGGCATCGCGGCGACGCTGCTGGCCGTCAACTTCGGCCAGGTGTGGTACGCGTGGACGGCCTCGTCTGAAATGCTGGCCCAGTGGTTCCTGCTGGCGGGGATCTTCTTCACGCTCGTGGCGCGAGACAACCAGAGTCGGTGTGCCGGCGCGTGCGCGGGTGCGGCAATCGGCCTTGCGGGCATGGTCCGCATCGATGCATTGATTGTTCTGCTCCCGCTCGGCATCGCCTGGCTCGTGCTCGCCAGGCGCCGTCGGCTGCTCGGACCCGCCTGGCCCTGGTACGCGGCGACGATTGGGCTGCTCGGCGTCCACGCGATCGCCCACGCGCTCCTTGTCTCCACCCCGTACACGCTTCGCCTGGCGGCGATGGCTTTCAATGCCGTCGCCCGGGTCATCGCTCCGCTCGGCGGTATGCCGGCGCTGGGCCTTGCTGCCGCAGCGCTGGTCGGAACCTGGGTATTCGTCAGGCTGCTCCCCTCGCCAGCGCGGCTACCGGTGCTGGCAGGCTTGGCCATCCTGGCTCCCGCTGTCGCCTCGCCTGGCGTCGTGAGGACGGCGAGTCTGCTCCTGACACCGGCGGGAGCGGCCGTGATGCTCGCGGCCTTCATCTGGGTAGTCTCGAAAGACGGCGATCTCCGCCTGCTGCCGCTCATCGCGCCCTTCGCGGCGGAAATGATCCTCTGGCTCGCCTGGCGGGAAAAGACCGCCTGGCCGGCCGACTTCCGGCGGTTCGTGCCCGCTGTGCTGCCGCTCGGGTTCCTCTTTGTCGGCGCCCTCGCGGCGCGGGTCGCCGCCATCGGAGTCTGGGCCCGTCGCATCGCCTGGATCGTCGTCGCCAGCCTCGCCGCCGTGTGGCTGGGCCAGGCCTGGCCGGCGCTGCGCCTCCCGCCCATGCAGGGAGTTCACGCGGAGGTCGGACAGATCGCCGACCGCATCCCGCCCTCGGCGATTGTCATTGCCGATCGATCGACGCCGAGCCACTTGCCGCTCGCCCTGCAGGCGACGTTCGACCGCGCGGTTCTTCCGGTGATGGAGCGTGTGCCGCCCGGCGGTGCGCTGCAGGCATTCATCGCGAGGGCGCTGGCCGCAAAGCGGCGTGTCTTCGTGATTCTGACGGACTACCCGGGCGACCCGCCGCGCCGGTTATGGCGAAGTGACTTTGGTGGGCTCAGTGTCACCTTCTCTGGTGGGGCGTCTCTGGCGTACACCGTGCTCGAGTCGTCTTCGGTGGCCTTCCCACGGCGGCTCCAGACGGTCAACACCGCGGTGGACTTGTACGAGATCGAATCCGCGGACGCCGCGCGGGCGGTTGCGCTGCCGTTCACGGCCGATTTCGGAGACCGGGACTTCGCCTTCGTACTGCGCGGTTTCTACGGCGGCGAGTCGATGCCCTCGGCTCGCGCTCGATGGACGGCTGGCGAAGCGCAGATCGCTCTTCCGCGCGTGGCGATCGCGCGGCCGGAAGCCACGCTGGTCGTGCGGCTGGCCGCCGCCCGATCGCCCGGCGTCCGGGCGCCGACGGTCCGCATCGACATCGACGGCACCGAGGTCGGCATCATCGACGGTCCAGGACCGGGGTTCTCGGAGTACCGGTTCGCGCTGAACGCCGCGGTGGTCGCCCGACTGGCGGCGCGGGACTCGGTGCTGACCATCCGCACGGATACGTTCGTGCCGAAAGCTACCAGTCCCAGTAGCGATGCGCGCGTGCTGGGTGTTGCGCTCGACTGGATCCGGTTAGAGTGA
- a CDS encoding glycosyltransferase family 4 protein, whose translation MVTTFYPPYHFGGDATYVHRLAVELGRRGHLVDVVHDLDSYYLLHPGEPSLEYGSSENVTVHRLKSPFGSLSPLATHQTCLPLLKPRLKRLLESGGHDVINFHNVSLIGAGAFSYGCGIKLYTIHEQWLICPMHILWKFGRRLCDRRRCFWCCLSGARPPQLWRATGLLRRRARAIDRFLAPSRFVRDKHREMGMDVPTTVLPHFLPDLPPASSSGSPPHPRPYFLFVGRLERIKGLHTLFEPFRRAGAADLLVAGEGGQEPALRAAAAGMPNVSFLGVQPYAQLRSLYRHAIALVVPSVCYEVFPMVMLEAFAEATPVVARDLAGIAEIVNDSRGGILFRDEAGLQQALDGLRTNSSLRRALGENGHRALKERWTADAYIRQYFKVIDACREARGIMTAQQAAERGGST comes from the coding sequence ATGGTGACGACGTTCTACCCCCCGTATCACTTCGGGGGGGACGCCACCTATGTCCATCGCCTCGCTGTCGAATTGGGACGTCGAGGACACTTGGTGGACGTCGTTCACGACCTCGATTCGTATTACCTCCTGCATCCCGGCGAACCCTCACTCGAGTACGGCTCCTCGGAGAACGTCACCGTTCATCGCTTGAAATCGCCCTTCGGGTCCCTCTCACCCCTGGCGACCCACCAGACCTGCTTGCCGCTGTTGAAGCCGCGGCTCAAGCGCCTGCTCGAATCGGGCGGACACGACGTCATCAACTTCCACAATGTGTCGTTGATCGGCGCCGGGGCCTTCAGCTACGGGTGCGGGATCAAGCTGTACACGATCCACGAGCAGTGGCTCATCTGCCCGATGCACATCCTGTGGAAGTTCGGCCGCCGGCTGTGCGACAGGCGCCGCTGTTTCTGGTGCTGCCTGAGCGGGGCGAGGCCTCCTCAACTCTGGCGAGCGACCGGGCTGCTCCGGCGGCGAGCGCGTGCGATCGATCGGTTCCTCGCGCCGAGCCGGTTCGTGCGTGACAAGCACCGCGAGATGGGCATGGATGTGCCGACGACGGTCCTGCCGCACTTCCTGCCGGACCTGCCGCCCGCGTCGTCCAGTGGCTCGCCCCCGCACCCACGACCGTATTTTCTTTTCGTGGGGCGCCTGGAGCGGATCAAGGGGCTGCACACGCTGTTCGAGCCATTCAGACGGGCCGGCGCGGCGGATCTCCTCGTCGCGGGCGAAGGCGGCCAGGAGCCGGCCCTTCGCGCGGCCGCGGCCGGCATGCCAAACGTCTCGTTTCTCGGCGTGCAGCCCTACGCGCAGCTGCGGTCGCTCTATCGGCACGCGATCGCCCTGGTCGTGCCGTCAGTGTGTTACGAGGTGTTTCCGATGGTGATGCTCGAGGCCTTCGCCGAGGCGACCCCGGTCGTCGCCCGGGATCTCGCGGGCATCGCGGAGATCGTGAACGACTCGCGTGGCGGGATCCTGTTCCGCGACGAGGCCGGGTTGCAGCAGGCGCTGGACGGGTTGCGGACGAACTCCTCGCTGCGGCGTGCGCTTGGGGAGAACGGCCATCGCGCCCTCAAAGAGCGCTGGACCGCCGATGCGTACATTCGGCAGTACTTCAAGGTCATCGACGCTTGCCGCGAGGCGCGCGGGATCATGACGGCCCAGCAAGCCGCCGAACGCGGAGGATCGACGTGA
- a CDS encoding NAD(P)/FAD-dependent oxidoreductase has translation MTTPGRVIIAGAGPAGLAAARSLAVAGVEVLVCEQRARVGGLARTESCRGYRFDVGGHRFLTRMPEIQRQWQETLGDDFLRVPRLSRILYRGRFFDYPVNLVNVVRNLGAWESARIIASYLSARVRPSPQERTFEEWVVNRFGRRLYEAFFKTYTEKVWGMPCSEIRADWAAQRIRGLTMRSAIASALGRRNGAASLAREFHYPRLGPGQMWERFADLVVAAGGTVRLATPVMRIHHDGRRVDRVEVGGDVTETLSAGHVISTLPLRHLLERLDPAPPPDVLAAGRALRHRDFIMVGLIIDTPRTFPDTWLYVHGPEVLVGRIQNFGNWSASMVSAPHRTSLGMEYFCSTGDAVWSRTDAELLELATRELHALGLAPAARVEDGCVIRQENAYPVYDCGYRANLAIIRDYLGHFENLQTIGRSGTHRYNNQDHSMLTGRLAALNVLGGQHDVWEVNAEESHVEDVPAAGRVAGA, from the coding sequence GTGACCACGCCCGGGCGGGTCATCATCGCCGGGGCCGGCCCGGCCGGACTGGCTGCCGCCAGGTCTCTCGCGGTCGCCGGCGTGGAGGTGCTCGTCTGCGAGCAGCGGGCAAGAGTGGGCGGTCTCGCCCGAACGGAGTCGTGCCGCGGCTACCGATTCGACGTCGGCGGGCATCGCTTCCTCACCCGGATGCCCGAGATCCAGCGGCAGTGGCAAGAGACGCTCGGCGACGACTTCCTCAGGGTCCCGAGATTGTCGCGCATCCTCTATCGCGGGCGGTTCTTCGACTACCCGGTCAATCTGGTCAACGTCGTGCGGAACCTTGGGGCGTGGGAGAGCGCTCGCATCATCGCCAGCTACCTCAGCGCGCGCGTGCGTCCGTCGCCACAGGAACGGACGTTTGAAGAGTGGGTCGTCAACCGGTTCGGCCGGCGGCTGTACGAGGCGTTCTTCAAGACCTACACCGAGAAGGTCTGGGGCATGCCGTGCTCAGAGATCCGGGCGGATTGGGCCGCGCAACGCATCCGTGGCCTGACGATGCGCTCGGCTATCGCCAGCGCACTCGGCCGCCGCAACGGCGCCGCCTCGCTCGCACGCGAGTTCCACTACCCGCGCCTCGGCCCCGGCCAGATGTGGGAGCGCTTCGCGGACCTCGTCGTGGCGGCGGGCGGGACCGTGCGCCTCGCAACGCCGGTCATGCGCATCCATCACGATGGCCGACGGGTTGACCGCGTCGAGGTCGGCGGCGACGTCACCGAGACACTGAGCGCGGGGCACGTGATTTCGACTCTCCCGCTCAGGCATCTCCTGGAACGCCTCGATCCTGCGCCCCCGCCGGACGTGCTCGCGGCGGGCCGCGCCCTGCGGCACCGCGACTTCATCATGGTTGGCCTGATCATCGACACGCCGCGCACGTTTCCCGACACGTGGCTTTACGTGCACGGCCCGGAGGTGCTGGTCGGCCGGATCCAGAACTTCGGGAACTGGAGCGCGTCGATGGTTTCGGCCCCGCACCGAACCAGCCTGGGGATGGAGTACTTCTGCTCGACCGGCGATGCGGTGTGGTCCCGAACCGACGCCGAGCTTCTCGAGTTGGCCACGCGCGAACTGCACGCGCTGGGCCTCGCGCCCGCGGCCCGCGTCGAGGACGGATGCGTGATTCGGCAGGAGAACGCCTACCCGGTGTACGACTGCGGGTACCGCGCGAACCTCGCAATAATCCGCGACTACCTGGGGCATTTCGAAAACCTCCAGACAATCGGCCGCAGCGGTACACACCGGTACAACAACCAGGACCACTCGATGCTGACCGGGCGCCTGGCTGCGCTCAATGTGCTCGGCGGACAGCACGATGTCTGGGAGGTCAACGCCGAAGAGTCGCACGTCGAGGATGTGCCGGCCGCCGGACGAGTCGCGGGCGCTTGA
- a CDS encoding glycosyltransferase: protein MISIVIPAHDEARLIGRTLAALQTAARAQDEPYEIIVVDDASADATAEVAVRHGARLVMVNYRQIASARNAGARHALGDLLVFVDADTDVSEAVLRAAVRAIRSGAVGGGAKARFDGRVPLYATALLWLWLCLQWAGRLAAGSFIFCTRQAFETVGGFDQTLYAGEDVDLSWRLKRLGAFVIVKQPVVTSGRTARSHTVTDVLRLLPGAIFLGRRYFNTRRGPWYEPRRDGQDGRSEPK from the coding sequence ATGATCTCGATCGTCATTCCGGCACATGACGAGGCGCGCCTGATCGGGCGCACGCTCGCCGCGCTCCAGACCGCTGCGCGGGCCCAGGACGAACCATACGAGATCATCGTTGTCGATGATGCGTCGGCCGACGCGACCGCCGAGGTGGCGGTGCGGCATGGGGCCCGCCTCGTGATGGTCAACTATCGGCAGATCGCGTCGGCGCGCAACGCCGGCGCCAGGCACGCTCTGGGCGATTTGCTGGTGTTTGTCGATGCGGACACTGATGTCTCCGAGGCAGTCCTCCGCGCGGCCGTGCGTGCCATTCGTTCCGGGGCGGTCGGGGGCGGTGCGAAGGCCCGGTTCGATGGCCGCGTTCCCCTCTACGCGACCGCGCTGCTGTGGTTGTGGCTCTGTCTCCAATGGGCCGGGCGGCTGGCGGCGGGATCCTTCATCTTCTGTACGCGGCAGGCGTTTGAGACCGTTGGCGGGTTCGATCAGACACTCTATGCCGGAGAGGATGTTGATCTGAGCTGGCGACTCAAGCGGTTGGGCGCGTTCGTGATCGTGAAGCAGCCGGTGGTAACCTCCGGCAGGACGGCTCGCTCTCACACCGTCACCGACGTGCTCCGCCTCCTCCCCGGCGCGATATTCCTCGGGCGGAGATATTTCAACACCCGCCGCGGTCCCTGGTACGAGCCGCGACGCGACGGACAGGACGGCCGATCTGAGCCGAAGTGA